Proteins from a single region of Nocardioides anomalus:
- a CDS encoding F0F1 ATP synthase subunit gamma codes for MALSLREYRARIRSTESMKKITRAMELIAASRIIKAQQRAQAAAPYARELTRAVSAVATFSNANHPLTKEEEDPKRAAVLVITSDRGLAGAYSSSVLKEAERLNERLRSEGKEIDTYITGRKGEAYYRFRQRPIVQSWTGFSDQPSYDVAAEIGRTLIESFVKDPGEEGDVDEVHIVYTRFRSMLTQEPTSLRLLPLEVVEGEEKPAADEILPLYEFEPSAEAVLDALLPQYVQSRIFYALLQAAASELAARQKAMKSATDNADELIKKYTRVANQARQAGITQEISEIVGGVNALADAQAEAQ; via the coding sequence ATGGCTCTCTCGCTGCGTGAGTACCGCGCGCGGATCAGGTCGACCGAGTCGATGAAGAAGATCACGCGCGCCATGGAGCTCATCGCTGCGTCCCGGATCATCAAGGCGCAGCAGCGGGCTCAGGCGGCCGCGCCGTACGCCCGTGAGCTGACCCGTGCGGTCTCGGCGGTGGCGACGTTCTCCAACGCCAACCATCCCCTGACCAAGGAGGAGGAGGACCCCAAGCGCGCGGCGGTGCTGGTCATCACCAGCGACCGCGGGCTCGCCGGCGCCTACTCCTCCAGCGTGCTCAAGGAGGCCGAGCGGCTCAACGAGCGGCTGCGCTCGGAGGGCAAGGAGATCGACACCTACATCACCGGCCGCAAGGGCGAGGCGTACTACCGGTTCCGCCAGCGGCCGATCGTGCAGTCCTGGACCGGCTTCAGCGACCAGCCGTCGTACGACGTGGCCGCCGAGATCGGCCGGACCCTCATCGAGTCCTTCGTCAAGGACCCGGGCGAGGAGGGTGACGTCGACGAGGTGCACATCGTCTACACGCGGTTCCGGTCGATGCTGACCCAGGAGCCCACCTCGCTGCGGCTGCTGCCGCTGGAGGTGGTGGAGGGCGAGGAGAAGCCCGCCGCCGACGAGATCCTCCCGCTCTACGAGTTCGAGCCGTCGGCGGAGGCGGTGCTGGACGCGCTGCTCCCGCAGTACGTCCAGAGCCGGATCTTCTACGCGCTGCTCCAGGCCGCGGCGTCCGAGCTCGCGGCCCGCCAGAAGGCGATGAAGTCGGCGACCGACAACGCCGACGAGCTCATCAAGAAGTACACCCGGGTGGCCAACCAGGCCCGTCAGGCCGGCATCACCCAGGAGATCAGCGAGATCGTCGGCGGCGTGAACGCGCTCGCGGACGCCCAGGCAGAAGCCCAGTAG
- the atpA gene encoding F0F1 ATP synthase subunit alpha, whose protein sequence is MTELSIRPEEIRDALQKYVDDYKPSAAAKEEVGTVAQTGDGIARVSGLPSAMANELLEFEDGTLGLALNLDTREIGVVILGDFEGIEEGQSVRRTGEILSVPVGDNFMGRVVDPLGNPIDGLGEIESEERRALELQAPGVMMRQSVSEPLATGIKAIDSMTPIGRGQRQLIIGDRATGKTTIAIDTIINQKTNWESGDPDKQVRCIYVAIGQKGSTIASVRGALEEAGALEYTTIVASPASDSAGFKYLAPYTGSAIGQHWMYDGKHVLIIFDDLTKQAEAYRAVSLLLRRPPGREAYPGDVFYLHSRLLERCAKLSEALGSGSMTGLPIIETKANDVSAYIPTNVISITDGQIFLQSDLFAANQRPAIDVGISVSRVGGAAMTKAMKAVTGSLKVDLAQFRAMEAFAMFASDLDAASRQQLDRGQRLMALLKQPAYSPYPIDAMTVSLWLGTSGRLDRVPTDDVLRFESEFIDYLRRSHDEPLAAIRDTLKFEEGTESSLSDAYDSFLDQFETSEGGSIQVGNEAKEEALEDDELEQEQIVKQKRG, encoded by the coding sequence ATGACGGAGCTGTCCATCCGCCCGGAGGAGATCCGGGACGCGCTCCAGAAGTACGTCGACGACTACAAGCCGTCGGCTGCTGCGAAGGAAGAGGTCGGCACCGTCGCCCAGACCGGCGACGGCATCGCCCGCGTCAGCGGTCTGCCGTCGGCGATGGCCAACGAGCTGCTCGAGTTCGAGGACGGCACGCTGGGCCTCGCCCTGAACCTCGACACCCGCGAGATCGGTGTCGTCATCCTCGGTGACTTCGAGGGCATCGAGGAGGGCCAGAGCGTCCGCCGCACCGGCGAGATCCTCTCGGTCCCCGTCGGCGACAACTTCATGGGCCGCGTGGTCGACCCGCTGGGCAACCCGATCGACGGTCTCGGCGAGATCGAGTCCGAGGAGCGCCGCGCGCTGGAGCTCCAGGCTCCCGGCGTGATGATGCGCCAGTCGGTGAGCGAGCCGCTCGCGACCGGCATCAAGGCGATCGACTCGATGACCCCGATCGGTCGCGGTCAGCGCCAGCTGATCATCGGTGACCGCGCGACCGGCAAGACCACGATCGCGATCGACACGATCATCAACCAGAAGACCAACTGGGAGTCCGGCGACCCGGACAAGCAGGTGCGCTGCATCTACGTCGCCATCGGCCAGAAGGGCTCGACCATCGCCTCGGTGCGTGGCGCCCTCGAGGAGGCCGGCGCGCTGGAGTACACCACCATCGTCGCCTCACCGGCCTCCGACAGCGCGGGCTTCAAGTACCTCGCGCCGTACACCGGCTCGGCCATCGGCCAGCACTGGATGTACGACGGCAAGCACGTCCTGATCATCTTCGACGACCTGACCAAGCAGGCCGAGGCCTACCGCGCGGTGTCGCTGCTGCTGCGCCGCCCGCCGGGTCGCGAGGCCTACCCGGGTGACGTCTTCTACCTGCACAGCCGGCTCCTCGAGCGCTGCGCGAAGCTGTCGGAGGCCCTCGGCTCCGGTTCGATGACGGGCCTGCCCATCATCGAGACCAAGGCCAACGACGTCTCGGCGTACATCCCGACCAACGTCATCTCGATCACCGACGGTCAGATCTTCCTGCAGTCCGACCTGTTCGCGGCCAACCAGCGCCCGGCGATCGACGTGGGCATCTCGGTGTCCCGCGTGGGTGGTGCGGCCATGACCAAGGCGATGAAGGCGGTCACCGGCTCGCTCAAGGTCGACCTGGCGCAGTTCCGCGCGATGGAGGCGTTCGCCATGTTCGCCTCCGACCTCGACGCGGCCTCGCGCCAGCAGCTCGACCGCGGCCAGCGCCTGATGGCGCTGCTCAAGCAGCCGGCGTACTCGCCCTACCCGATCGACGCGATGACCGTGTCGCTGTGGCTCGGCACCAGCGGTCGCCTCGACCGGGTCCCGACCGACGACGTGCTCCGCTTCGAGAGCGAGTTCATCGACTACCTGCGCCGCTCGCACGACGAGCCGCTGGCCGCGATCCGCGACACCCTGAAGTTCGAGGAGGGCACCGAGTCGTCGCTCAGCGACGCCTACGACTCCTTCCTCGACCAGTTCGAGACCTCCGAGGGTGGCTCGATCCAGGTCGGCAACGAGGCCAAGGAAGAGGCGCTCGAGGACGACGAGCTCGAGCAGGAGCAGATCGTCAAGCAGAAGCGGGGCTGA
- a CDS encoding F0F1 ATP synthase subunit delta, translated as MLRGASADALAELSQQATGTRTLADAATLGSQLFGVADVVRRDAALRRAMTDSSVEPEAKSGLARAVFGNALDEPALALVADAASRRWISGNDLPDALEQVAVAATVRSAGAQGNQVGDELFSVKQIVAHDVALRGALSDHSRSAADRSALLLGLLGGKTLPATEVLVGQAVTRGRGTVESALQEYLDLAAEALDEGVATVHTARELTADEQQRLVAALKKQYARDIQLHVVVDPELIGGLRVEIGDDVIDGTVANRLDDARRRLAG; from the coding sequence ATGCTGCGCGGAGCCTCAGCCGACGCGCTGGCCGAGCTGAGCCAGCAGGCCACCGGGACGCGCACGCTCGCGGACGCGGCGACCCTGGGCAGCCAGCTGTTCGGCGTGGCCGACGTGGTGCGCCGCGACGCGGCCCTGCGGCGGGCCATGACCGACAGCTCGGTCGAGCCCGAGGCCAAGTCCGGGCTCGCCCGGGCGGTGTTCGGCAACGCCCTCGACGAACCGGCCCTGGCGCTGGTCGCGGACGCGGCCAGCCGGCGCTGGATCTCCGGCAACGACCTGCCCGACGCGCTCGAGCAGGTGGCGGTGGCCGCCACCGTCCGCTCGGCCGGCGCCCAGGGCAACCAGGTCGGCGACGAGCTCTTCTCGGTCAAGCAGATCGTGGCCCACGACGTGGCGCTGCGGGGTGCGCTGTCGGACCACTCGCGCTCGGCGGCCGACCGCAGCGCGCTGCTGCTCGGCCTGCTCGGCGGCAAGACGCTGCCGGCGACCGAGGTGCTCGTCGGTCAGGCCGTGACCCGCGGGCGCGGTACCGTCGAGAGCGCCCTCCAGGAGTACCTCGACCTCGCGGCCGAGGCGCTCGACGAGGGTGTCGCCACCGTGCACACCGCGCGGGAGCTCACCGCTGACGAGCAGCAGCGGCTGGTCGCGGCACTGAAGAAGCAGTACGCCCGCGACATCCAGCTGCACGTGGTCGTCGACCCCGAGCTGATCGGCGGCCTGCGGGTCGAGATCGGTGACGACGTCATCGACGGCACCGTGGCCAACCGGCTCGACGACGCCCGCCGGCGACTGGCCGGCTGA
- a CDS encoding F0F1 ATP synthase subunit B, protein MSAAEDGGGGTESNFLVPNATFFVELAAFALVFFILTKYVIPPINKAMTARQEAIRQEFAEAEQAKKDANSAEAEFKAQIADARKEAARIREEAHEQGKQIIEEAKQQAQAEQQRIKEQAQAQIAAERQQALTSLRAEVGTLATSLAGRIVGEALEDDERSGRVVDRFLADLESLETSKAARNGAPS, encoded by the coding sequence GTGAGCGCTGCCGAAGACGGTGGCGGCGGCACGGAGAGCAACTTCCTCGTGCCGAACGCGACGTTCTTCGTCGAGCTCGCTGCGTTCGCGCTCGTGTTCTTCATCCTGACCAAGTACGTCATCCCGCCGATCAACAAGGCGATGACGGCGCGGCAGGAGGCCATCCGGCAGGAGTTCGCCGAGGCCGAGCAGGCCAAGAAGGACGCGAACTCGGCCGAGGCGGAGTTCAAGGCCCAGATCGCCGACGCCCGCAAGGAGGCCGCCCGCATCCGCGAGGAGGCCCACGAGCAGGGCAAGCAGATCATCGAGGAGGCCAAGCAGCAGGCCCAGGCCGAGCAGCAGCGGATCAAGGAGCAGGCGCAGGCGCAGATCGCCGCCGAGCGTCAGCAGGCCCTGACCTCGCTGCGGGCCGAGGTCGGCACGCTGGCGACCTCGCTGGCCGGCCGCATCGTCGGTGAGGCGCTGGAGGACGACGAGCGCAGCGGTCGCGTGGTCGACCGCTTCCTGGCCGACCTCGAGTCCCTCGAGACCAGCAAGGCGGCGCGGAACGGGGCGCCGTCCTGA
- a CDS encoding F0F1 ATP synthase subunit C has protein sequence MAATDTGVQLAGAFIGGGIALAGGAIGAGIGDGLAGSSYIQGVARQPEAQGRLQTIFFLTVGLCEAVFFINLAFMALFVFVLA, from the coding sequence ATGGCAGCAACTGACACCGGAGTTCAGCTCGCTGGCGCCTTCATCGGTGGTGGCATCGCCCTCGCCGGTGGCGCGATCGGCGCCGGTATCGGTGACGGTCTGGCTGGTTCGTCCTACATCCAGGGTGTGGCTCGCCAGCCCGAGGCCCAGGGCCGGCTGCAGACGATCTTCTTCCTGACCGTCGGTCTCTGCGAGGCGGTGTTCTTCATCAACCTCGCGTTCATGGCGCTGTTCGTCTTCGTGCTCGCCTGA
- the atpB gene encoding F0F1 ATP synthase subunit A, with protein MTLRNLSIASLVVFVAALATGTVLNLTSDEKRNTEIEIGHHVTAGRGFMTFNLDTIWTTAIAGVAVLLLGFLAKRALTRNPDDHVPTKLQLFWEAIVKQVNEQVADNLGKVHPYVTPLAISLFFFILFANWLELLPTELNHDTHLTPAPTADTNLTYALALLTMVSVWVYGIRQQGARGYFGHFFANGPLLAPLNILEELIKPVTLALRLFGNIFAGGIMLALIGLLPVYVLWAPNLIWKLFDMAIGGIQAFIFALLTVLYFAMAGAGHGDDHAEEHGHDAKSAEKTPVPAS; from the coding sequence ATGACCCTGCGTAACCTCAGCATCGCGAGCCTCGTGGTGTTCGTGGCGGCGCTGGCGACCGGCACCGTCCTCAACCTCACCTCGGACGAGAAGCGCAACACCGAGATCGAGATCGGGCACCACGTCACGGCCGGCCGCGGCTTCATGACCTTCAACCTCGACACGATCTGGACGACGGCCATCGCCGGCGTCGCGGTGCTGCTCCTCGGCTTCCTGGCCAAGCGCGCGCTGACCCGCAACCCCGACGACCACGTCCCCACCAAGCTCCAGCTGTTCTGGGAGGCGATCGTCAAGCAGGTCAACGAGCAGGTCGCGGACAACCTCGGCAAGGTGCACCCCTACGTCACCCCGCTGGCGATCTCACTGTTCTTCTTCATCCTGTTCGCCAACTGGCTCGAGCTGCTGCCGACCGAGCTCAACCACGACACGCACCTGACGCCGGCGCCGACGGCCGACACCAACCTGACCTACGCGCTCGCGCTGCTCACCATGGTCAGCGTCTGGGTCTACGGCATCCGCCAGCAGGGCGCGCGGGGCTACTTCGGCCACTTCTTCGCCAACGGCCCGCTGCTCGCGCCGCTCAACATCCTCGAAGAGCTCATCAAGCCGGTCACCCTGGCGCTTCGACTCTTCGGCAACATCTTCGCCGGTGGCATCATGCTGGCGCTGATCGGTCTGCTCCCGGTCTACGTGCTGTGGGCGCCGAACCTGATCTGGAAGCTGTTCGACATGGCGATCGGCGGCATCCAGGCCTTCATCTTCGCCCTGCTGACCGTGCTCTACTTCGCCATGGCCGGTGCCGGTCACGGCGACGACCACGCCGAGGAGCACGGCCACGACGCCAAGTCGGCGGAGAAGACCCCCGTTCCCGCGTCCTGA
- a CDS encoding AtpZ/AtpI family protein: MDAASGDGLSGRDLIGLGGLLVGAIVVGTLLGLWIDSAAGTSPAFTVVGVFLGMALGALGFAVRVRAASR; this comes from the coding sequence GTGGATGCAGCCTCCGGCGACGGCCTCAGTGGCCGTGACCTCATCGGTCTCGGAGGCCTCCTCGTCGGTGCGATCGTGGTCGGCACGCTGCTCGGCCTCTGGATCGACAGCGCTGCGGGCACGAGCCCGGCGTTCACGGTCGTCGGTGTCTTCCTCGGGATGGCGCTCGGTGCGCTCGGTTTCGCCGTGCGCGTCCGCGCCGCGTCGCGCTGA
- a CDS encoding glycosyltransferase family 4 protein, with protein sequence MREYVLVFLVAFAVTYLLTVIAREIALRSGAVARVRDRDVHDEPIPYLGGLAMLGGLVAAYLVARELPFLSLSGPFVFRDAGIVLIAGCLICAVGVLDDLFELDALTKLGGQVLAAGFLVAFGIQFVFFTDAQGQVYSVDNAQGQLLAGLLVVATMNAVNFVDGLDGLAAGVVGIGALAFFVFCYSLTVANGTERATTAAFLSVALAGACAGFLVHNFHPARLFMGDSGSMLIGLVLSASAVTLSGQFSPDQLSKGGGGSSASLLPTLLPVLLPVSLLIVPLADLILAVVRRTRAGRSPMAADKQHLHHRMLEIGHSQRRAVLIMWLWAGLVAFGTVLASLYSGMWVVAALLAGTLVTIVLTFLLPRLRGPRLQAAERD encoded by the coding sequence GTGAGGGAGTACGTCCTCGTCTTCCTGGTGGCCTTCGCGGTCACCTACCTGCTCACGGTCATCGCCCGCGAGATCGCCCTGCGCTCCGGCGCGGTGGCCCGGGTCCGCGACCGTGACGTGCACGACGAGCCGATCCCGTACCTCGGGGGCCTGGCCATGCTCGGCGGCCTGGTCGCGGCGTACCTCGTGGCCCGCGAGCTCCCGTTCCTCTCCCTCAGCGGCCCCTTCGTCTTCCGCGACGCGGGGATCGTGCTCATCGCGGGCTGCCTCATCTGCGCGGTGGGCGTGCTCGACGACCTGTTCGAGCTCGACGCGCTGACCAAGCTGGGCGGGCAGGTCCTGGCCGCGGGGTTCCTGGTCGCCTTCGGCATCCAGTTCGTGTTCTTCACCGACGCCCAGGGCCAGGTCTACTCCGTCGACAACGCGCAGGGGCAGCTGCTGGCCGGGCTCCTGGTCGTGGCGACGATGAACGCGGTCAACTTCGTCGACGGCCTCGACGGGCTGGCCGCCGGGGTGGTCGGCATCGGCGCGCTGGCCTTCTTCGTCTTCTGCTACTCCCTGACCGTGGCCAACGGCACCGAGCGGGCCACCACCGCGGCGTTCCTCAGCGTCGCGCTGGCCGGGGCCTGCGCCGGGTTCCTGGTCCACAACTTCCACCCGGCGCGGCTGTTCATGGGCGACAGCGGGTCGATGCTCATCGGGCTGGTCCTCTCGGCCAGCGCGGTCACGCTCTCGGGCCAGTTCTCGCCCGACCAGCTCAGCAAGGGCGGCGGCGGCTCGTCGGCCAGCCTGCTGCCCACCCTGCTGCCGGTGCTGCTCCCGGTCTCGCTGCTCATCGTGCCGCTGGCCGACCTGATCCTGGCCGTGGTGCGCCGCACCCGGGCCGGGCGCTCGCCGATGGCGGCGGACAAGCAGCACCTGCACCACCGGATGCTCGAGATCGGCCACAGCCAGCGCCGCGCGGTGCTGATCATGTGGCTGTGGGCCGGGCTGGTGGCCTTCGGCACCGTGCTGGCCAGCCTTTACAGCGGCATGTGGGTGGTCGCCGCCCTCCTGGCCGGGACGCTGGTGACGATCGTGCTGACCTTCCTCCTGCCGCGGCTGCGTGGCCCCCGCTTGCAGGCGGCCGAGCGGGACTGA